A single Oryzias melastigma strain HK-1 linkage group LG24, ASM292280v2, whole genome shotgun sequence DNA region contains:
- the LOC112157960 gene encoding gastrula zinc finger protein XlCGF57.1: MEQEEPGTLQIEEEQEYPESPDIEEEQEYPVSPQIEEELEEQQTIQIKETYTLMEIPTLEEHVDSEADGNNQQSSNETDSQDEEENQHEESTSTPDEVTEPQNRDQRKTRDKSHVESVDNSRMSKSQCDSDVRKKLKMTTSVKKHKQSPKEKRLSSTGSGKRTRNPHDVSVRKKAKPDKRPYACKECDKCFSQMCNLKAHMTIHTGEKPFSCKECDGSFTRLSNLITHMRIHTGEKPFLCKECDTPFGDVSSLKRHMRTHTGEKPYSCQYCDASFSQISTLKTHIRTHTGEKPFLCKQCNKRFNQASGLKRHIRIHTGERPFLCKECDKSFGDPTSLNNHMATHREVKAFSCKECGRRFTLISSLKIHMRTHTGENRFTCKECDRSYTVVSSLKTHMRTHTGEKPFLCKECDKRFSQLAHLQSHMKTHTGKKPFSCKKCDKSFSQTYNLKTHMKTHTGEKPFLCTECDRSFSIIYNLKKHMRIHTGEKPFLCKECDRSFSHKSNLKLHMRTHTGEKPFLCKECGKSFRQISTLKTHMRTHTGEKPFLCEKCDMRFRQISNLKVHMRIHTGEKPFSEIK, translated from the coding sequence ATGGAGCAAGAAGAACCAGGAACTCTGCAGATTGAAGAGGAACAAGAGTATCCAGAATCCCCAGACATTGAAGAGGAACAAGAGTATCCAGTATCCCCACAGATtgaagaggagctggaggaacaACAAACTATACAGATTAAGGAGACTTataccttgatggagattcctactttggaggaacatgttgacagtgaagcagatggaaacaatcagcagagctcGAATGAaactgatagtcaggatgaagaagaaaaccaacatgaagaatcaacatcaactccagatgaagtgacagagccacagaacagagatcaaaggaagacaagagacaAAAGTCACGTAGAAAGTGTCGACAACTCTCGCATGTCCAAAagtcagtgtgactctgatgttagaaaaaagctaaaaatgacaacttcggttaagaaacacaaacaatccccaaaagaaaagagactttcCTCTACAGGGTCTGGAAAGAGAACAAGAAATCCACACGATGTGTCTGTCCGCAAGAAAGCTAAGCCTGATAAAAGACCTTATgcctgtaaagaatgtgacaaatgtTTTAGTCAAATGTGTAATCTCAAAGCACACATGACGATCCATAccggagaaaagcctttttcttgtaaagaatgtgacggAAGTTTTACTCGACTATCTAATCTAATAACACACATGAGAATCCACAcgggagaaaagccttttttgtgtaaagaatgtgatacaCCTTTTGGTGATGTATCTAGTCTCAAAAggcacatgagaactcatacaggagagaagccttatTCGTGTCAATATTGTGATgcaagttttagtcaaatatctactcttaaaacacacataagaactcatacaggagagaagccttttttgtgtaaacaatGTAACAAACGTTTCAATCAAGCATCTggtctcaaaagacacataagaattcatacaggagagaggccttttttgtgtaaagaatgtgataaaagttttggtGATCCAACTAGTCTCAATAACCACATGGCAACTCATAGAGAAGTGAAGGCtttttcgtgtaaagaatgtggaAGAAGATTTACTCTAATATCTAGTCTTAaaatacacatgagaactcatacaggagagaaccgttttacgtgtaaagaatgtgacagaagttatACTGTAGTATCTAGTCTGAAAAcgcacatgagaactcatactggagagaagccttttttgtgtaaagaatgtgataaaagatTTAGTCAACTAGCTCATCTCCAatcacacatgaaaacacacacaggaaagaagcctttttcgtgtaaaaaatgtgacaaaagttttagtcaaacatataatctcaaaacacacatgaaaactcatacaggagagaagccttttttgtgtacaGAATGTGACCGAAGTTTTAGTATAATATAtaatctcaaaaaacacatgagaatccatacaggagagaagccttttttgtgtaaagaatgtgatagaagttttagtcaTAAATCAAATCTCAAattacacatgagaactcatacaggagaaaagccttttttgtgtaaagaatgtggcaAGAGCTTTCGTCAAATATCtactctcaaaacacacatgagaactcatactggagagaagccttttttgtgtgaaaaatgtgACATGAGGTTTCGTCAAATATCTAATCTTAAAGTACACATGAGAAtccatacaggagaaaagcctttttctgaAATTAAGTGA